The Devosia yakushimensis DNA segment TGGCTTCCTCTTCGGTGGCAACGAGAATGTGGCTGGCGCGGATTTCTTCCTGGGGTTTGAAATCGGCGACGAGCTTGTCGTATTCGGCGCGAACGGCCTCTTCGGTCACCGCATTGGCGATGGCATCGGCGAAATAGGCGCGGCGCAGGGCGCGTTCCTCAAGATAGGCAAGGCGCTGCTTGAACAGCGGTGAATCGCCCATGCCGGCATCGCGCCCGGCCTTGGCCATGACCTTCATGTCGATCAGGACGCGCAGCAGGAAGGGGCGGCGCTGATCGGCCGGCATCTGGCTGAGTTCCTGGGTCAGGTCTTCGGCAGCAAAGCTGAGATCGGCCTCGGTGATGGTTTCTCCACCGACCGTAGCTACCACGGTATCGGGCGAGACGGGCGCGAGGGCTTCGGCGGCCGGCGCCTCGGCCGCGGGGGCCGGAGCGGGCGCAGCGTCCTGCGCGTAAGCGGGGGCGACTGCATTGGCCGCCATGATCAGCGCCAGCACGCTGGCAGTCGTGGCGAGGCGCAGGGTCGAAAAGGACATCAGGATATTCTCCTTGGCCGGCGCGCTACACTTGGCGCCTGGGCTGGTTTACTGGTCGGGCCTGCCCTCACATGGCAACGGGGCCAAAATGTGCCGCGCCGCTACTTGTGAGCAGGAACAGGCGGCTAGAGGCCAAAAATTGCCGGTTTGGGCCGGGTTTTCCGGCGGGCGGAGGAGGTGTCGCCCATTTCGGCGGCGTTGACAAGACAATGGCTCGCTCTTACATCTCACGCGCTTTTCAAGGCCTCTGGCAAGGCATCGGGCAATGATGTCCGGACTAGCCATGGGAACAAACGAGATCGTGAAGCCGGAACGGCTTTGTCATCGCGCCGACGAGGCCAGCCGGGTAAGGTGCCCGACCGAGACCGCCTAGGCCCTGCGCGCCCGCGCCGGTGATCAAAAAAAGGACCTGACATATGGCACTTGCTGCGCTCGCCCGGCGGATAT contains these protein-coding regions:
- a CDS encoding peptidylprolyl isomerase, with the translated sequence MSFSTLRLATTASVLALIMAANAVAPAYAQDAAPAPAPAAEAPAAEALAPVSPDTVVATVGGETITEADLSFAAEDLTQELSQMPADQRRPFLLRVLIDMKVMAKAGRDAGMGDSPLFKQRLAYLEERALRRAYFADAIANAVTEEAVRAEYDKLVADFKPQEEIRASHILVATEEEAKAIKAELDSGADFATIAKEKSIDPGAANGGDLGFFGKGMMVAPFEQAAYALTEIGQVSEPVQSQFGWHIIKLEEKRESSPPTFEQVAGQLQQQLLMTTFDGTVAKLMEGVQIDIPDPALAAAVQAQTEPAAAAEEAAPAAQ